GCGTGCGTCTGCGGCGCCAGGGGACCCCGCATCAGCAGGCCCAGGCGCTCCTCCTCGCCGCTGGCCGGGAAGATGCGCCCGATCTCGAAGAGCAGCACGCGCTCGCCTTTGGGGTGAACCTGCGCGGCCTTCAGCAGACTGGGATAGAGGGCCGTCCGCATCCCGGTCCGGTCGGCGGTCAGGGGATTGCGCAGGCGCACGCCGGGGCGCTCGCTGCGGGCTTTCCCCGCCTCCTCGTCGCTGGTGAAGGTGTAGGTGACGACCTCCTGAAAGCCCAGTCCGCTGAGGGTCCGGCGCAGGGTCGCGCGTTCCTGGCTGGCCTGCTCGGCGCCGAGGTTGCTGGTGTGGACACGCAGGGTCGGCAGCGTCTCGGGCAGGTGGGCGTAGCCGTGCAGGCGGGCCACCTCCTCCGCCACGTCCTGCCAGATGCTCATGTCCACACGCCAGGAGGGGGGCGTGACGGTCAGGCGGTCGCCTTCCCGCTCCACGCGGCACCCCAGGCGATGGAGAATGTCCACCATCTCGTCGGTGCTGATCTCCATGCCGAGCAGCGCGCGAATCTGGTCGCCCGTCACCTCGATGGGGCCGGGCACCTCCGGCTGACCGACGAGGGTCGCGCCGGGGTCCGGCTGCCCGCCGCCGGACTGCGCGAGCAGGCCCGCCACCCGGTTCGCGCCGCGCGGGGCCAGGAGGGGGTCCACGCCGCGCTCGTAGCGGTACACCGCGTCGGTCTTGAGGCCCAGGCGCGTACTCGTGCGGCGCAACAAGACCGGGTCGAAGTGGGCCGACTCGATCACCACGTCCGAGGTGTCGGCCCGTACGTGCCCATGTTCGCCGCCCACGATCCCCGCGATGCCCAGCACACCCTGGCCCGGCTTCGGCTGGCCCGCCGTGGCGAAGGCCTCCGCCACGGTGGGAATCCTCACCTCGCGCCCGTCGAGGATCAGCAGGTCTTCCGGGCCGACGGTGTGTTCATTGCCCAGCAGGTCGCGCACGATCTCGCCCTGGCGTAGCCCGAAGGCCACGAGGATCTGGTCGTCCGTCACGTCGCGGCGGTCGTACAGCGCGGTCGGCTGGCCGAGTTCCAGCATCACGTAGTTGCTGGTGTCCACGATCAGGTCGATGGGGCGCATCCCGCTCAGGGTCAGGCGGCGCTGCATCCAGAGGGGAGAAGGGCCGTTCTGCACGCCGTTCACTGTGCGGGCGGCGAAGTAATCGCAGCCAAACCGGATTTTCTGTGAGGGATCGCGCTCCAGGGTCACGCCACGCGGCGGCAGGCTCACCCGAATCTCGCCCTCGCCGCTGGGCTGCGGTCCGGCTTCCGGCTCGACAAGTTGCAGCTTCAGAAAGGCCGCGAGGTCACGGGCGAGGCCGAGGGCGCTCAGCACGTCCCCGCGGTTGGGCGTGACTTCCACGTCCAGTACATGATCAGCAGCCCACAGGTCACGCATCGGCGTTCCAGGCTTTGCCGTCCCCGCCGCGAACAGCATCAACCCCGCGCTCGTCTCACCGATGCCGAGTTCCTTCGCGCTGGCGGCCATGCCCCAGGATTCGACGCCCTGCATGGAGCGGATGCCGTACTCCACGTCCCCCAGCCTTGTGCCCGGCGTGACGAGGGCGACCATCGTCCCGGCGGGGAGGTGGGCGGCGTTGGGGGCACCGGAGGCAATGGTCTTTGTGCCGTGTGGCCCCACGTCCAGCGTCAGCTTCGTCAGTTGCGTGCCCTCAATGGGTTCGGCGGCGGTGACGGCAGCCAGGAGGACACCTTCAGGGGGGGCGGGGACTTCCTCGATGCCCTCCAGCGGAAGGCCCATGTTGGCGAGGATGGGTTCGAGGTCGTGAACGGGGGGAAGCTGGGGGACAAGTTCTTGGAGCCAGGAGTAGGGGAGTTTCATGGGAACCTCGGGAGGGAGGAGGAAAAGGGCGTCGCGGCGACAGTCGGACCGTTCACCCCAGCTCCCCCCGGAACTGCCCGATCACCCTCGGGTCATTCGCGTAGAAATACCGAATGTCCGGAATCCCGTACTTCAGCATCGCGATCCGCTCCGGCCCCAGCCCGAAAGCGAAGCCGGTCTTGCCCTCGTAGACGCGCGGTTTACCCTGCTGCTCGCGCAGGTCGTCCACGGCCTTGAAGACGTTGGGGTGGACCATGCCGCAGCCACCCAGTTCCAGCCACTTGCTCTCACCGCGCGGGTTGTCCCACCAGACGGCGAAGTCGGCGCCGGGTTCGACGAAGGGGTAATAGGAGGGCTGGAAGCGCACCTTCGCGCTGGGGCCGTACAGACCGCGCGCCATCTCGGCGATGGTGCCCTTGAGGTCGGCCATGCTGATCCCGTCGCCCACCACCAGACCTTCGAGCTGGTGGAACATGCTCTCGTGGGTGGCGTCAGTGGCCTCGTAGCGGTAGACCTTGCCGCGCACCACGATCTTGAGGGGCGGCTCGTGGTCCACCATGTAGCGCACCTGCATCGGGCTGGTGTGGGTCCGCAGCAATCGCCCGTCTTCCAGCCAGAAGGTGTCTTGCAGGTCGCGGGCGGGGTGGTACCAGGGCACGTTCAGCGCCTCGAAGTTGTAATGCTCGTCCTCGACTTCCGGCCCCTCGACCACCGCGTACCCCATCCGCTCGTAGATACGGATCAGGTCGTCGTACACGCGGCTGATGGGGTGCAGGCCGCCCGCCGGGAGACTCAAACCGGGCAGGGTCACGTCGATGGCCTCCGAGGCGAGCTTGGCGTCGAGGGCGGCGCGTTTCAGCACCGCCTCGCGTTCGGTCAGTGCCGCGTCGATGGCCTGCCGCAGCGCGTTGATCTCGGCGCCCCGGCTCTTGCGTTCCTCGGGGGGGAGCTTGCCGAGGGAACCGAGTTCCTTCGTGACGAGGCCGCTCTTGCCCACGTAGCGCGTCTTGACGGCTTGCAGGGTGTCGAGGTCGGGGGCTTCCTGGATGGCTTGCAGGGCTTCTTCTCTCATGGTGTCTCCGGTCGGAATAAAAAATCCCCGCCTCAGCAAAGGGCGGGGTGTCGCGCGGCGCCTGAAAATCAGACGGGCGTGCCCCACCAGCCGCTAAACGGCGAAGGTGTACCGGCGTGGGGCGTCATGCCGTCCAGGGTAACGGGCGGGGGAGGGAGGGTCAAGGCGGCGCGCTGACGGTCGGCTGACGGGGCCATCACTCCGCCATTACAGGTCGGGTGGCAGGGTGGGGGCGTGACTCCCTCGAAGCGACTGCCCGCGCTCCTGAGCCTCGCCCTGACCCTGGCCGCCTGTGGAACGGCACCCCAGGCTGGCCCGGACACGGCCCATACAGCCCTGACTTCCCTCGCGGCGACGGGTGAGCCGGTCATCAATGAGCTGTACTACGACTCTCCCAGCACCGACGCGGGCACGTTCATCGAGCTGAAGGGTCCGGCGGGCAAGAGCCTGAGCGGGTACACGCTGGCGGCCTACGACACGGCGGGCACGCAGTACCGCACGATCACGCTATCGGGCACGATTCCGGCCAGCGGGTACTTCGTGGTGGCGCAGGACACGACGGTGGCGAACCGGAACCTGGTGAACGCGGGCGCGGACCTGAACAACGGCAGCGCCAGCCTGCGCCTGCTGAAGTCGGGCACCGTGATCGACGCGGTGGCCTACGGGACCCCCAGCGTGAGCCGCGGCGAGGGCACGCCTGCTCCGACAACCGGCGCGGGGTCGGCCCTGGCCCGCGTGCCCGACGGGCAGGACACGGGCGCGAACAGCGCGGACTTCAGGGTGCAGGCCGCCACCGCGGGCACGGCCAACGGCGGCAGCGCCCCGGCCTCCAAGACCGTGCTGTTCGACCTCACCAAGCATGAGGACGCCGGGAATGCCGACTGGCGCATCGACGGCGCGTACAGCGACTACGCGGCGGCGCTGCGGGGCCTGGGCTACACGGTGCAGACGCTGACGGGCACGGCGATCACGTCCGCTGCCCTGAGCGGGGCGCGCGTGCTGGTGATCGCCGAACCGCAGAATCCCTTCTCCGACAGCGAGCGCGCGGCCCTCCAGAGCTTCGTGCAGGGCGGCGGGGGCCTGTTCATGATCAGCGACCACCGCGATTCCGACCGCGACAACGACGGCTGGGACAGCCCAGAAGCCTTCGACGGTTGGGACGGCAGCACACCCGCCAGCGTGAGCAGCAGCCTCCAGCGCAGCCTGGACAGCGACACGCTGTTCGGCCTGCGGCATTCCTTCAACTCCAGCTTCAACGATCCCGTCTACACCGCCACGCCCACCAGCAGCACGCACCCCATCGTGGTCGGCGGCGCGGGCAGCGGGGACGACGTGGCGAGCGCGGGCGTGTACGTGGGCACCAGCATCGACGTGCTGGGCGGCACCGGCGTTCTGGGCACGGGCGGCAAGACCTACCTGGGTGTGAACACGGTGGGATCGGGCCGCGTGGCCGCCTGGGGCGACACCAGCACCTTCAGTGACGGGACCTTCAGCGACGGCACCACCAGCCAGTACCAGAACTGGGGGAACCTCAGCAACGCGAACCTGGGGAAGAACGTGGTGCGCTGGCTGGCGGGG
The window above is part of the Deinococcus metallilatus genome. Proteins encoded here:
- a CDS encoding phenylalanine--tRNA ligase subunit beta, translating into MKLPYSWLQELVPQLPPVHDLEPILANMGLPLEGIEEVPAPPEGVLLAAVTAAEPIEGTQLTKLTLDVGPHGTKTIASGAPNAAHLPAGTMVALVTPGTRLGDVEYGIRSMQGVESWGMAASAKELGIGETSAGLMLFAAGTAKPGTPMRDLWAADHVLDVEVTPNRGDVLSALGLARDLAAFLKLQLVEPEAGPQPSGEGEIRVSLPPRGVTLERDPSQKIRFGCDYFAARTVNGVQNGPSPLWMQRRLTLSGMRPIDLIVDTSNYVMLELGQPTALYDRRDVTDDQILVAFGLRQGEIVRDLLGNEHTVGPEDLLILDGREVRIPTVAEAFATAGQPKPGQGVLGIAGIVGGEHGHVRADTSDVVIESAHFDPVLLRRTSTRLGLKTDAVYRYERGVDPLLAPRGANRVAGLLAQSGGGQPDPGATLVGQPEVPGPIEVTGDQIRALLGMEISTDEMVDILHRLGCRVEREGDRLTVTPPSWRVDMSIWQDVAEEVARLHGYAHLPETLPTLRVHTSNLGAEQASQERATLRRTLSGLGFQEVVTYTFTSDEEAGKARSERPGVRLRNPLTADRTGMRTALYPSLLKAAQVHPKGERVLLFEIGRIFPASGEEERLGLLMRGPLAPQTHAPGVAGSFGVFKGLVGALAASLGAELDIRQVRGDAVPPALHPGIAGEVVWNGQGIGWLGALHPEIAQEFGLKGDTFLLEVALPLPGRPWAFRDPSRAPAAWRDLAVIAPDAVSYGDIAALLRREAGDLLESVEPFDVYVGAPIPEGQRSVAVRLVFRGQKTLTDAEVDPVMDRLIQAVRAQGWSIREK
- the pheS gene encoding phenylalanine--tRNA ligase subunit alpha — protein: MREEALQAIQEAPDLDTLQAVKTRYVGKSGLVTKELGSLGKLPPEERKSRGAEINALRQAIDAALTEREAVLKRAALDAKLASEAIDVTLPGLSLPAGGLHPISRVYDDLIRIYERMGYAVVEGPEVEDEHYNFEALNVPWYHPARDLQDTFWLEDGRLLRTHTSPMQVRYMVDHEPPLKIVVRGKVYRYEATDATHESMFHQLEGLVVGDGISMADLKGTIAEMARGLYGPSAKVRFQPSYYPFVEPGADFAVWWDNPRGESKWLELGGCGMVHPNVFKAVDDLREQQGKPRVYEGKTGFAFGLGPERIAMLKYGIPDIRYFYANDPRVIGQFRGELG
- a CDS encoding lamin tail domain-containing protein, which produces MTPSKRLPALLSLALTLAACGTAPQAGPDTAHTALTSLAATGEPVINELYYDSPSTDAGTFIELKGPAGKSLSGYTLAAYDTAGTQYRTITLSGTIPASGYFVVAQDTTVANRNLVNAGADLNNGSASLRLLKSGTVIDAVAYGTPSVSRGEGTPAPTTGAGSALARVPDGQDTGANSADFRVQAATAGTANGGSAPASKTVLFDLTKHEDAGNADWRIDGAYSDYAAALRGLGYTVQTLTGTAITSAALSGARVLVIAEPQNPFSDSERAALQSFVQGGGGLFMISDHRDSDRDNDGWDSPEAFDGWDGSTPASVSSSLQRSLDSDTLFGLRHSFNSSFNDPVYTATPTSSTHPIVVGGAGSGDDVASAGVYVGTSIDVLGGTGVLGTGGKTYLGVNTVGSGRVAAWGDTSTFSDGTFSDGTTSQYQNWGNLSNANLGKNVVRWLAGDL